In a genomic window of Oncorhynchus keta strain PuntledgeMale-10-30-2019 chromosome 28, Oket_V2, whole genome shotgun sequence:
- the LOC118360650 gene encoding uncharacterized protein LOC118360650 isoform X4, with the protein MDPVAFNAYTEFFTHAHSICRHLQSESWQHQAENTIHRCSGMCGTPDYRCSGMCSTPDYRLTESSAGVVERLSSTQRMAESLVEAQNVALKSQETILRNGEELKHTLHHSTQGIRAVFDEMRLSTQEQQVAFSEIFNRVTFLQSFIMSESHTLTSLLYNSLGFLVSFFLTSTQRTAPARFVLFGLVVLNVYLERMLCRAVLDSSEPGYQQMEQISLLVGLLRRAMVLVGLLALVYVAVRYRNVTKESLEILTQLKETRTSLQLALQKAECLSEAVDRRSSGARGRRSEHRPSSRKENKEENDSTSDFTSEKPYVTQTYDGWQYDSSHSSHSSHSTLGGEETQTQRTLPGPARPQRRSSVSRRAPSSPLVYSILVEDKQTRYNLRNRRSSVSGLGTDRGTDMGLGTDREELTWAWGQTERGTDMGLGTDRGTD; encoded by the exons ATGGACCCTGTGGCATTCAACGCCTACACGGAATTCTTCACCCACGCCCACAGCATCTGTCGACACCTGCAGAGTGAGAGCTGGCAACACCAGGCTGAGAACACCATCCACAGGTGCAGTGGTATGTGCGGTACACCTGACTACAGGTGCAGTGGTATGTGCAGTACACCTGACTACAg GCTAACAGAGAGCTCAGCAGGGGTGGTGGAGCGATTGTCCTCAACCCAGCGTATGGCTGAGAGCCTAGTGGAGGCCCAGAACGTCGCCCTCAAGTCACAGGAGACGATCCTACGCAACGGAGAGGAACTCAAACACACTCTCCACCATTCTACCCAAG GCATCAGAGCAGTATTTGATGAGATGAGACTGTCAACCCAGGAGCAACAAGTAGCATTCTCAGAGATCTTCAACCGTGTCACTTTCCTCCAGAGTTTCATCATGTCAGAGTCTCACACCCTCACCAGTCTACTCTACAACTCACTGGGGTTCCTCGTCTCCTTCTTCCTCACCTCGACACAGCGGACTGCTCCAGCCAG GTTTGTTCTGTTTGGTCTGGTAGTGCTGAATGTGTACCTGGAGAGGATGCTCTGTAGAGCGGTGCTGGACTCCTCTGAACCAGGCTACCAGCAGATG GAGCAAATCAGCCTGTTGGTGGGCCTCCTCAGAAGGGCCATGGTTCTAGTGGGTCTATTGGCTCTGGTCTACGTTGCTGTACGGTATCGTAATGTCACCAAAGAGAGCCTGGAGATCCTCACCCAACTCAAAGAGACTCGTACAAGTCTTCAGCTGGCCCTGCAGAAAGCAG AGTGTCTCTCTGAGGCGGTGGACAGGAGGAGCAGCGGAGCAAGAGGTCGAAGGTCAGAACACCGACCCAGTAGTAGGAAGGAGAATAAGGAAGAAAACGACAGCACTTCAGATTTCACATCGGAGAAACCCTACGTGACTCAAACCTATGATG GCTGGCAGTACGACAGCAGTCACAGCAGTCACAGCAGTCACAgcacccttggaggagaggagacccagACCCAACGTACCCTGCCCGGCCCTGCAAGACCTCAGCGTCGCTCCTCTGTCTCTAGACGTGCCCCGTCCTCCCCTTTGGTCTACAGTATACTGGTGGAGGATAAGCAG ACACGCTACAATCTGAGGAACCGGAGATCTTCTGTGTCAggcctggggacagacaga gggactgacatgggcctggggacagacagagaggaactgacatgggcctggggacagacagagagaggaactgACATGGgcctggggacagacagagggacagactga
- the LOC118360650 gene encoding uncharacterized protein LOC118360650 isoform X1, giving the protein MWTFCLLCVCLPWSSCGDAETAANVAAEGRAALQRVRNLAAQPRYGECWSNALENIDARCRDFTVDIQSGIALRFTHCHLRKSGRTFPACPEGSEVSSCTRTMDPVAFNAYTEFFTHAHSICRHLQSESWQHQAENTIHRCSGMCGTPDYRCSGMCSTPDYRLTESSAGVVERLSSTQRMAESLVEAQNVALKSQETILRNGEELKHTLHHSTQGIRAVFDEMRLSTQEQQVAFSEIFNRVTFLQSFIMSESHTLTSLLYNSLGFLVSFFLTSTQRTAPARFVLFGLVVLNVYLERMLCRAVLDSSEPGYQQMEQISLLVGLLRRAMVLVGLLALVYVAVRYRNVTKESLEILTQLKETRTSLQLALQKAECLSEAVDRRSSGARGRRSEHRPSSRKENKEENDSTSDFTSEKPYVTQTYDGWQYDSSHSSHSSHSTLGGEETQTQRTLPGPARPQRRSSVSRRAPSSPLVYSILVEDKQTRYNLRNRRSSVSGLGTDRGTDMGLGTDREELTWAWGQTERGTDMGLGTDRGTD; this is encoded by the exons ATGTGGACTTTTTGTCTTCTCTGCGTCTGTTTACCATGGTCTTCGTGCGGTGACGCAGAAACAGCTGCTAACGTTGCGGCTGAAGGCAGAGCGGCGCTACAGAGGGTTCGGAACCTTGCGGCCCAACCGCGCTATGGTGAATGTTGGTCTAACGCGCTGGAGAATATCGACGCGCGTTGCAGAGACTTCACAGTTGATATACAGAGTGGGATTGCCCTACGTTTTACTCACTGTCACCTGCGCAA ATCTGGCCGTACATTCCCGGCATGTCCAGAGGGCAGCGAGGTCAGCAGCTGTACTAGAACCATGGACCCTGTGGCATTCAACGCCTACACGGAATTCTTCACCCACGCCCACAGCATCTGTCGACACCTGCAGAGTGAGAGCTGGCAACACCAGGCTGAGAACACCATCCACAGGTGCAGTGGTATGTGCGGTACACCTGACTACAGGTGCAGTGGTATGTGCAGTACACCTGACTACAg GCTAACAGAGAGCTCAGCAGGGGTGGTGGAGCGATTGTCCTCAACCCAGCGTATGGCTGAGAGCCTAGTGGAGGCCCAGAACGTCGCCCTCAAGTCACAGGAGACGATCCTACGCAACGGAGAGGAACTCAAACACACTCTCCACCATTCTACCCAAG GCATCAGAGCAGTATTTGATGAGATGAGACTGTCAACCCAGGAGCAACAAGTAGCATTCTCAGAGATCTTCAACCGTGTCACTTTCCTCCAGAGTTTCATCATGTCAGAGTCTCACACCCTCACCAGTCTACTCTACAACTCACTGGGGTTCCTCGTCTCCTTCTTCCTCACCTCGACACAGCGGACTGCTCCAGCCAG GTTTGTTCTGTTTGGTCTGGTAGTGCTGAATGTGTACCTGGAGAGGATGCTCTGTAGAGCGGTGCTGGACTCCTCTGAACCAGGCTACCAGCAGATG GAGCAAATCAGCCTGTTGGTGGGCCTCCTCAGAAGGGCCATGGTTCTAGTGGGTCTATTGGCTCTGGTCTACGTTGCTGTACGGTATCGTAATGTCACCAAAGAGAGCCTGGAGATCCTCACCCAACTCAAAGAGACTCGTACAAGTCTTCAGCTGGCCCTGCAGAAAGCAG AGTGTCTCTCTGAGGCGGTGGACAGGAGGAGCAGCGGAGCAAGAGGTCGAAGGTCAGAACACCGACCCAGTAGTAGGAAGGAGAATAAGGAAGAAAACGACAGCACTTCAGATTTCACATCGGAGAAACCCTACGTGACTCAAACCTATGATG GCTGGCAGTACGACAGCAGTCACAGCAGTCACAGCAGTCACAgcacccttggaggagaggagacccagACCCAACGTACCCTGCCCGGCCCTGCAAGACCTCAGCGTCGCTCCTCTGTCTCTAGACGTGCCCCGTCCTCCCCTTTGGTCTACAGTATACTGGTGGAGGATAAGCAG ACACGCTACAATCTGAGGAACCGGAGATCTTCTGTGTCAggcctggggacagacaga gggactgacatgggcctggggacagacagagaggaactgacatgggcctggggacagacagagagaggaactgACATGGgcctggggacagacagagggacagactga
- the LOC118360650 gene encoding uncharacterized protein LOC118360650 isoform X2 codes for MWTFCLLCVCLPWSSCGDAETAANVAAEGRAALQRVRNLAAQPRYGECWSNALENIDARCRDFTVDIQSGIALRFTHCHLRKSGRTFPACPEGSEVSSCTRTMDPVAFNAYTEFFTHAHSICRHLQSESWQHQAENTIHRLTESSAGVVERLSSTQRMAESLVEAQNVALKSQETILRNGEELKHTLHHSTQGIRAVFDEMRLSTQEQQVAFSEIFNRVTFLQSFIMSESHTLTSLLYNSLGFLVSFFLTSTQRTAPARFVLFGLVVLNVYLERMLCRAVLDSSEPGYQQMEQISLLVGLLRRAMVLVGLLALVYVAVRYRNVTKESLEILTQLKETRTSLQLALQKAECLSEAVDRRSSGARGRRSEHRPSSRKENKEENDSTSDFTSEKPYVTQTYDGWQYDSSHSSHSSHSTLGGEETQTQRTLPGPARPQRRSSVSRRAPSSPLVYSILVEDKQTRYNLRNRRSSVSGLGTDRGTDMGLGTDREELTWAWGQTERGTDMGLGTDRGTD; via the exons ATGTGGACTTTTTGTCTTCTCTGCGTCTGTTTACCATGGTCTTCGTGCGGTGACGCAGAAACAGCTGCTAACGTTGCGGCTGAAGGCAGAGCGGCGCTACAGAGGGTTCGGAACCTTGCGGCCCAACCGCGCTATGGTGAATGTTGGTCTAACGCGCTGGAGAATATCGACGCGCGTTGCAGAGACTTCACAGTTGATATACAGAGTGGGATTGCCCTACGTTTTACTCACTGTCACCTGCGCAA ATCTGGCCGTACATTCCCGGCATGTCCAGAGGGCAGCGAGGTCAGCAGCTGTACTAGAACCATGGACCCTGTGGCATTCAACGCCTACACGGAATTCTTCACCCACGCCCACAGCATCTGTCGACACCTGCAGAGTGAGAGCTGGCAACACCAGGCTGAGAACACCATCCACAG GCTAACAGAGAGCTCAGCAGGGGTGGTGGAGCGATTGTCCTCAACCCAGCGTATGGCTGAGAGCCTAGTGGAGGCCCAGAACGTCGCCCTCAAGTCACAGGAGACGATCCTACGCAACGGAGAGGAACTCAAACACACTCTCCACCATTCTACCCAAG GCATCAGAGCAGTATTTGATGAGATGAGACTGTCAACCCAGGAGCAACAAGTAGCATTCTCAGAGATCTTCAACCGTGTCACTTTCCTCCAGAGTTTCATCATGTCAGAGTCTCACACCCTCACCAGTCTACTCTACAACTCACTGGGGTTCCTCGTCTCCTTCTTCCTCACCTCGACACAGCGGACTGCTCCAGCCAG GTTTGTTCTGTTTGGTCTGGTAGTGCTGAATGTGTACCTGGAGAGGATGCTCTGTAGAGCGGTGCTGGACTCCTCTGAACCAGGCTACCAGCAGATG GAGCAAATCAGCCTGTTGGTGGGCCTCCTCAGAAGGGCCATGGTTCTAGTGGGTCTATTGGCTCTGGTCTACGTTGCTGTACGGTATCGTAATGTCACCAAAGAGAGCCTGGAGATCCTCACCCAACTCAAAGAGACTCGTACAAGTCTTCAGCTGGCCCTGCAGAAAGCAG AGTGTCTCTCTGAGGCGGTGGACAGGAGGAGCAGCGGAGCAAGAGGTCGAAGGTCAGAACACCGACCCAGTAGTAGGAAGGAGAATAAGGAAGAAAACGACAGCACTTCAGATTTCACATCGGAGAAACCCTACGTGACTCAAACCTATGATG GCTGGCAGTACGACAGCAGTCACAGCAGTCACAGCAGTCACAgcacccttggaggagaggagacccagACCCAACGTACCCTGCCCGGCCCTGCAAGACCTCAGCGTCGCTCCTCTGTCTCTAGACGTGCCCCGTCCTCCCCTTTGGTCTACAGTATACTGGTGGAGGATAAGCAG ACACGCTACAATCTGAGGAACCGGAGATCTTCTGTGTCAggcctggggacagacaga gggactgacatgggcctggggacagacagagaggaactgacatgggcctggggacagacagagagaggaactgACATGGgcctggggacagacagagggacagactga
- the LOC118360650 gene encoding uncharacterized protein LOC118360650 isoform X3 yields MWTFCLLCVCLPWSSCGDAETAANVAAEGRAALQRVRNLAAQPRYGECWSNALENIDARCRDFTVDIQSGIALRFTHCHLRKSGRTFPACPEGSEVSSCTRTMDPVAFNAYTEFFTHAHSICRHLQSESWQHQAENTIHRCSGMCGTPDYRCSGMCSTPDYRLTESSAGVVERLSSTQRMAESLVEAQNVALKSQETILRNGEELKHTLHHSTQGIRAVFDEMRLSTQEQQVAFSEIFNRVTFLQSFIMSESHTLTSLLYNSLGFLVSFFLTSTQRTAPARFVLFGLVVLNVYLERMLCRAVLDSSEPGYQQMEQISLLVGLLRRAMVLVGLLALVYVAVRYRNVTKESLEILTQLKETRTSLQLALQKAECLSEAVDRRSSGARGRRSEHRPSSRKENKEENDSTSDFTSEKPYVTQTYDGWQYDSSHSSHSSHSTLGGEETQTQRTLPGPARPQRRSSVSRRAPSSPLVYSILVEDKQTRYNLRNRRSSVSGLGTDRGTDMGLGTDRERD; encoded by the exons ATGTGGACTTTTTGTCTTCTCTGCGTCTGTTTACCATGGTCTTCGTGCGGTGACGCAGAAACAGCTGCTAACGTTGCGGCTGAAGGCAGAGCGGCGCTACAGAGGGTTCGGAACCTTGCGGCCCAACCGCGCTATGGTGAATGTTGGTCTAACGCGCTGGAGAATATCGACGCGCGTTGCAGAGACTTCACAGTTGATATACAGAGTGGGATTGCCCTACGTTTTACTCACTGTCACCTGCGCAA ATCTGGCCGTACATTCCCGGCATGTCCAGAGGGCAGCGAGGTCAGCAGCTGTACTAGAACCATGGACCCTGTGGCATTCAACGCCTACACGGAATTCTTCACCCACGCCCACAGCATCTGTCGACACCTGCAGAGTGAGAGCTGGCAACACCAGGCTGAGAACACCATCCACAGGTGCAGTGGTATGTGCGGTACACCTGACTACAGGTGCAGTGGTATGTGCAGTACACCTGACTACAg GCTAACAGAGAGCTCAGCAGGGGTGGTGGAGCGATTGTCCTCAACCCAGCGTATGGCTGAGAGCCTAGTGGAGGCCCAGAACGTCGCCCTCAAGTCACAGGAGACGATCCTACGCAACGGAGAGGAACTCAAACACACTCTCCACCATTCTACCCAAG GCATCAGAGCAGTATTTGATGAGATGAGACTGTCAACCCAGGAGCAACAAGTAGCATTCTCAGAGATCTTCAACCGTGTCACTTTCCTCCAGAGTTTCATCATGTCAGAGTCTCACACCCTCACCAGTCTACTCTACAACTCACTGGGGTTCCTCGTCTCCTTCTTCCTCACCTCGACACAGCGGACTGCTCCAGCCAG GTTTGTTCTGTTTGGTCTGGTAGTGCTGAATGTGTACCTGGAGAGGATGCTCTGTAGAGCGGTGCTGGACTCCTCTGAACCAGGCTACCAGCAGATG GAGCAAATCAGCCTGTTGGTGGGCCTCCTCAGAAGGGCCATGGTTCTAGTGGGTCTATTGGCTCTGGTCTACGTTGCTGTACGGTATCGTAATGTCACCAAAGAGAGCCTGGAGATCCTCACCCAACTCAAAGAGACTCGTACAAGTCTTCAGCTGGCCCTGCAGAAAGCAG AGTGTCTCTCTGAGGCGGTGGACAGGAGGAGCAGCGGAGCAAGAGGTCGAAGGTCAGAACACCGACCCAGTAGTAGGAAGGAGAATAAGGAAGAAAACGACAGCACTTCAGATTTCACATCGGAGAAACCCTACGTGACTCAAACCTATGATG GCTGGCAGTACGACAGCAGTCACAGCAGTCACAGCAGTCACAgcacccttggaggagaggagacccagACCCAACGTACCCTGCCCGGCCCTGCAAGACCTCAGCGTCGCTCCTCTGTCTCTAGACGTGCCCCGTCCTCCCCTTTGGTCTACAGTATACTGGTGGAGGATAAGCAG ACACGCTACAATCTGAGGAACCGGAGATCTTCTGTGTCAggcctggggacagacaga gggactgACATGGgcctggggacagacagagagagggactga